From one Streptomyces sp. ICC1 genomic stretch:
- a CDS encoding S8 family peptidase — MRPLTRRLSVLVPALLLTAGIQVAGSTAHSAPPTAGDVRLAASESAISDSWIVALKANTTSIDAVAGELTRRNNARLTHTYRSALNGFSATMTQAQARALAADPRVAYVEQDSKVTLTATQNNATWGIDRIDQRNLPLSGTYTYNTTASNVHVYVIDTGLRTSHSEFGGRASIGTDTVGDGQNGNDCQGHGTHVAGTAAGSTYGVAKGAAIVGVRVLDCNGSGSNSAVIAGVDWVTANAIKPAVANMSLGGGANTTLDNAVKKSITSGVTYSLAAGNGDFFGNPQNACNTSPARVAEAITVGATDSADKRASFSNYGTCLDLFAPGVSITSAWKDSNTATKTISGTSMAAPHTAGAAALYLAANPTATPAQVRDALVNGATTGKVQDPKTGSPNRLLYTLF; from the coding sequence ATGCGTCCCCTCACACGCCGACTGAGCGTCCTTGTACCCGCGTTACTGCTCACGGCGGGCATACAGGTCGCCGGCTCCACGGCCCACAGCGCACCGCCCACTGCCGGCGACGTCCGGTTGGCCGCGAGCGAGAGCGCGATCTCCGACAGCTGGATCGTCGCCCTCAAGGCCAACACCACGTCCATCGACGCGGTCGCGGGCGAGCTCACCCGCCGCAACAACGCCCGCCTCACGCACACCTACCGCAGCGCGCTGAACGGCTTCTCCGCGACGATGACACAGGCCCAGGCGCGAGCACTCGCCGCCGACCCGCGGGTCGCCTACGTCGAGCAGGACTCGAAGGTCACGCTCACCGCGACGCAGAACAACGCGACGTGGGGCATCGACCGGATCGACCAGCGCAACCTGCCGCTGAGCGGCACGTACACGTACAACACCACCGCCTCCAATGTCCACGTGTACGTCATCGACACCGGACTGCGCACATCTCACAGCGAGTTCGGCGGCCGGGCGTCCATCGGCACCGACACGGTGGGCGACGGCCAGAACGGCAATGATTGTCAGGGACATGGCACCCACGTCGCGGGTACGGCCGCCGGTTCCACCTACGGTGTCGCCAAGGGCGCCGCGATCGTCGGCGTACGGGTCCTGGACTGCAACGGTTCGGGCAGCAACTCTGCCGTCATCGCCGGCGTCGACTGGGTCACTGCCAACGCCATCAAGCCGGCCGTCGCCAACATGAGCCTGGGCGGCGGGGCGAACACCACCCTCGACAACGCCGTGAAGAAGTCCATCACCTCCGGCGTGACCTACTCCCTCGCGGCCGGCAACGGCGACTTCTTCGGCAACCCGCAGAACGCCTGCAACACCTCGCCCGCCCGCGTCGCCGAAGCGATCACCGTCGGCGCCACCGACAGCGCCGACAAGCGCGCCTCGTTCTCCAATTACGGCACCTGCCTGGACCTGTTCGCCCCCGGCGTGAGCATCACCAGCGCCTGGAAGGACAGCAATACCGCCACCAAGACCATCAGCGGCACCTCCATGGCCGCCCCCCACACCGCCGGCGCCGCCGCCCTCTACCTTGCGGCCAACCCGACGGCGACACCTGCCCAGGTCCGTGACGCCCTGGTGAACGGCGCCACCACCGGCAAGGTCCAGGACCCGAAGACCGGCTCCCCGAACAGGCTTCTCTACACGCTGTTCTGA
- a CDS encoding helix-turn-helix transcriptional regulator gives MSDDAFPLGADVAGIGSRILRLRTLRQATQAHLAGDAFTRAYVSSIEGGKRTPSPRATSHFAERLGVTMEDLCYPYEPGQRRDLRNSLAEARLTLSRGEVAQASEAYQEVVCAAGLHDDPELDAAGHCGLGLAARHQGDPDRALMLFTKAEELLAGQPLNVRLPAVMGRMGALFARGAITDALALAEDQLRTAQQTGQIAAQFALRAATVLPLVERGDIDQAAAAAAAALAIAPQVKDPDVLAQGYYHVNRVLAAQARYEEAEQVLTRAVALYGHLRLRTEVGMCHFAQGYLSARRGDLHQAEERLRHAAAVFAETKALPRQVNATAELAEVLRRMGDTEKAGALVEECRALSHDYHDPEQAAELDRIGAHIAVDRADDAGAEALFHGAIDRYQAIGATLEVATTCRILGDQMIQWGRTGEAAVVYRRGLMALEST, from the coding sequence ATGTCCGACGATGCGTTCCCCCTGGGCGCCGATGTGGCCGGGATCGGCTCCCGGATCCTGCGTCTGCGCACCCTGCGCCAAGCGACCCAGGCTCACTTGGCCGGGGATGCCTTCACCCGTGCCTACGTGTCGTCGATTGAAGGGGGCAAGCGCACCCCGTCCCCCCGCGCTACCTCCCATTTCGCCGAGCGGCTCGGCGTCACCATGGAAGACCTTTGCTACCCGTACGAGCCCGGCCAACGGCGGGATCTGCGGAACTCGCTCGCCGAAGCCCGGCTCACTCTTTCCCGGGGCGAAGTGGCGCAGGCGTCCGAGGCGTACCAGGAGGTGGTCTGCGCCGCAGGCCTGCACGACGACCCGGAGCTCGACGCCGCGGGCCACTGCGGGCTGGGACTGGCCGCCCGGCACCAGGGGGACCCTGACCGGGCCCTAATGCTGTTCACCAAGGCCGAAGAACTGCTGGCCGGGCAGCCCCTGAACGTCCGACTGCCCGCCGTGATGGGCCGGATGGGAGCTCTGTTCGCCCGCGGCGCGATCACCGACGCGCTCGCGCTGGCGGAGGACCAGCTGCGCACAGCACAGCAGACCGGACAGATCGCGGCGCAGTTCGCACTGCGCGCCGCGACCGTCCTGCCACTGGTTGAGCGAGGCGACATCGACCAGGCCGCTGCCGCTGCCGCCGCCGCACTGGCGATCGCCCCGCAGGTGAAGGATCCCGACGTCCTGGCACAGGGCTACTACCACGTCAATCGCGTACTGGCCGCTCAGGCTCGGTACGAGGAAGCCGAACAAGTGCTCACCCGGGCGGTAGCCCTGTACGGGCACCTGCGGCTGCGCACCGAGGTCGGCATGTGCCACTTCGCCCAGGGCTACCTCTCCGCCCGCCGGGGAGACCTCCATCAAGCCGAGGAGCGCCTGCGCCACGCGGCAGCCGTCTTCGCGGAAACCAAGGCCCTGCCCCGCCAGGTCAATGCCACCGCGGAACTCGCCGAAGTCCTGCGCCGGATGGGCGATACCGAGAAGGCCGGCGCCCTGGTGGAGGAGTGCCGCGCTCTGTCGCACGACTACCACGACCCGGAACAGGCCGCGGAGCTGGACCGCATCGGCGCGCACATCGCCGTGGACCGCGCCGACGACGCCGGCGCCGAGGCACTCTTCCACGGGGCGATCGACCGCTACCAGGCCATAGGAGCCACGCTTGAAGTCGCCACGACCTGCCGGATCCTCGGAGACCAAATGATCCAGTGGGGGCGCACCGGCGAAGCCGCGGTCGTCTACCGGCGCGGGCTGATGGCTCTGGAGAGTACATAG